The DNA sequence CAGCTTTTGAAAATAATCGATTAGGTAATTTTAAAATTTGTAAAAATTTCTGTCAGCAGTATAATAAAGCTGTACGAACAAAAAATATAAAATAACTGTTAAAATTACTAACAGCTGTTTATCGGGGGCAAGATTAAAAATGGCAAGCTTAAACACTACTTTTATCAATGAAGATAAAATAAATGATTTAATCAACAAGAAAAGCACACAAAACGAGATAAACGAAATTTTAGACAAAGCATTAAAGGCACAAGGCTTAACGCTTGAAGAAACAGCCGCATTACTTAATGTGGAAAATGATGAAACGCTGGAAAAATTATTTAAAGCAGCAAAAACAATCAAAGAAAAAATCTATGGGAAAAGAATAGTCTTATTTGCGCCGTTATATGCAGCCAATGTTTGCACTAACAATTGTCTATACTGCGCATTCAGGCGAGATAATAAAAATATAGAAAGAAGGGTATTAACCCCTCAGGAAGTAGTAGAAGAAGCTAAAGCCATTATGCGGATGGGTCATAAAAGAATAATCCTTTTAACAGGCGAAGATTATAAGGATACGGGGCTTGACTACCTTCAGGAAATCATGGAAAGAATTTACAAGACCAAAGAACTCAACGGCGAAATCAGAAGAATAAATGTAAATATCGCACCGTTAAGTACAGAAGATTTCAAAAGGCTAAACACGTTTGGAATAGGCACATATCAGCTTTTTCAGGAAACTTACCATCAGCCCACGTACAAAGAAGTTCATCCCGCAGGAAAAAAATCCAATTATGAATGGCGTATAAATGCTATGGACAGAGCAATAGAAGCAGGCTTAAACGACCTTGGCATAGGACCGTTATTCGGACTTGCCGATTACAAATTTGAAACTCTTGCCACCTTAATGCATGCCCAGCATATGGACAAAGTATGCGGAGTAGGTCCTCATACGATATCAGTACCGAGAATAGAACCTGCCGAGGGGGTAGAATTTTCCGAACATCCGCCGGCACAAATGAGCGACAAAGAATTCAAAAAAATCGTAGCAATTATTAGACTTGCTGTTCCTTATACAGGTTTGGTTTTATCCACAAGAGAAACACCTCAAATGAGAAGAGAAATTATAGAACTCGGCATTTCCCAAATTAGTGCCGCTTCCGCCACTAACCCGGGAGGTTACGCTGTACATAAAGAAGCAACAAGCCAGTTCACATCAGGAGATACAAGAAGCTTGGAAGAAATGATAATTGAGCTTTGCGAACATGGTTTTCTGCCAAGTTTCTGCACCAGCTGTTATAGAGTAGGCAGAACAGGCAAAGAATTTATGGAATACGCAAAACCCGGTCTAATTCATAAATACTGCCAGCCTAACGCTATTTCTACGTTTAAAGAATATATAGAAGATTATGGAACGGAAAAAATAAAAGAAATCGGCGAAAAAGCTATTAAACAACACTTAAACGAAATAGAAGATCCTAAAATGCAGGCAATTGCAAAACGTCAACTTGAAGAAATCGCAAAAGGCAAACGTGATCTTCACGTATAGTTTTAATCGGCAAAAAATTTCCAGCAGTCTGTTGTATGGTCGTTAACCAGCCCTACAGCTTGCATGTAGGAATAGATTATAGTAGCGCCGACAAAGGACATTCCCCGTTTTTTTAAATCTTTGGAAATTTTCTCGCTGATATCGGTTTTCGCAGGTACTTGTGATATGGATTGCCGGTTACCTACAATAGGTTTATTATCAACAAAAGCCCAAATATAATTACTAAAGCTGCCGAATTCTTTTTGTATATTGATAAAAGCAAGAGCATTTTTTCTTGCAGAAAATATTTTAAGCCTGTTTCTTATAATTTCAGGATTCTGCATTAATGACTGAAGCTCATCATCTGACATAGCAGCGACAATATTAACATCAAACCCTTTAAAAGCTTTTGCATAACCTTTTCTTTTTTTTAGAATAGTTTCCCAGCTCAGTCCTGCCTGCGCTCCTTCAAGAATAAGCATTTCGAAGAATTTTTTATCATTATAAACAGGAACACCCCATTCCTCATCGTGATATTTCACATATTCCGGATTTTTAAGCGGCACCCAGGCACAACGTTTTTTCTCTTGCATAATTAACATTTCTTCAATTTTATTACCACAAACACAGGTATATCAGAAAATATTTTAATCCTCAATACTCTCTTGCACTTTCTTTTGAATTAATTTTTCTATACAACCTTTAAACTGTTCGGTTGAAACATGAGTTTTAAGAAAAATAGCATCAACATACGGAGCTAATTTTTTACTTTCTTCGTACGCGGAAAACACTATCAGCTTGGCATCTTTGTTTGAACCTGACTTTATAATAGGAATTAATTTTTCGCATGTACTGCCCGGAAAAACATAATCTAAAATTATGATATCAAAGACAGCGGTTTTTATTACATCGGCTGCTGTTTCCAAATCAGTTACCTTGGTAAAGTTTGCCACATCCTTCAATATCAGGCTTATAATATTTAAAATATCCTCGTCATTTTCAACGTGTAATACTTCAACTTTTGTCTTATTTTTTTCATTCATAACATTATTAACAACCATCTTCAAATCCCCAAGGTCAAAAGATTTTTCCAGCCAGTCAAAAATATTATTATATTTTTTTATAATTTCAGCATCAGGCTTAGAAGAAGATACAATAATCACGGGCAAATCTCTTATATTTTTATGGTTTTTCAACTCATTCAAAAGCAATAAACTGTTTTTATCTGAAATATTAAACTCAATAATCGCTAAA is a window from the Candidatus Gastranaerophilales bacterium genome containing:
- a CDS encoding DNA-3-methyladenine glycosylase I, with product MLIMQEKKRCAWVPLKNPEYVKYHDEEWGVPVYNDKKFFEMLILEGAQAGLSWETILKKRKGYAKAFKGFDVNIVAAMSDDELQSLMQNPEIIRNRLKIFSARKNALAFINIQKEFGSFSNYIWAFVDNKPIVGNRQSISQVPAKTDISEKISKDLKKRGMSFVGATIIYSYMQAVGLVNDHTTDCWKFFAD
- the hydG gene encoding [FeFe] hydrogenase H-cluster radical SAM maturase HydG, with the protein product MASLNTTFINEDKINDLINKKSTQNEINEILDKALKAQGLTLEETAALLNVENDETLEKLFKAAKTIKEKIYGKRIVLFAPLYAANVCTNNCLYCAFRRDNKNIERRVLTPQEVVEEAKAIMRMGHKRIILLTGEDYKDTGLDYLQEIMERIYKTKELNGEIRRINVNIAPLSTEDFKRLNTFGIGTYQLFQETYHQPTYKEVHPAGKKSNYEWRINAMDRAIEAGLNDLGIGPLFGLADYKFETLATLMHAQHMDKVCGVGPHTISVPRIEPAEGVEFSEHPPAQMSDKEFKKIVAIIRLAVPYTGLVLSTRETPQMRREIIELGISQISAASATNPGGYAVHKEATSQFTSGDTRSLEEMIIELCEHGFLPSFCTSCYRVGRTGKEFMEYAKPGLIHKYCQPNAISTFKEYIEDYGTEKIKEIGEKAIKQHLNEIEDPKMQAIAKRQLEEIAKGKRDLHV